In Arachis hypogaea cultivar Tifrunner chromosome 17, arahy.Tifrunner.gnm2.J5K5, whole genome shotgun sequence, a single window of DNA contains:
- the LOC112766794 gene encoding cytokinin riboside 5'-monophosphate phosphoribohydrolase LOG3, with product MEIEEQGGGMTSSRFRRICVYCGSSPGKNPSYQLAAIQLGQQLVERNIDLVYGGGSIGLMGLISQVVYDGGRHVLGVIPKTLMPRELTGETVGEVRAVSGMHQRKAEMARQADAFIALPGGYGTLEELLEIITWAQLGIHDKPVGLLNVDGYYNSLLAFMDKAVDEGFVTPAARHIIVSAQTAQDLMCKLEEYVPKHCGVAPKLSWEMEQHLVNNAAKSDISR from the exons ATGGAAATAGAAGAGCAAGGAGGAGGTATGACGTCATCAAGGTTCAGGCGCATCTGTGTATACTGCGGAAGCAGCCCCGGCAAGAATCCCAGCTACCAACTCGCCGCAATTCAGCTCGGCCAACAACTG GTGGAAAGGAACATTGACTTGGTATACGGAGGAGGAAGCATTGGCTTGATGGGTCTAATCTCCCAAGTTGTCTATGATGGGGGACGCCACGTGTTAGG AGTGATTCCAAAGACGCTCATGCCAAGAGAG ttAACCGGAGAGACAGTGGGGGAAGTAAGAGCAGTTTCAGGAATGCACCAACGCAAGGCTGAAATGGCCAGACAAGCTGACGCTTTTATTGCTTTACCAG GTGGATACGGAACCCTCGAAGAGCTTTTGGAAATCATCACCTGGGCTCAACTAGGAATCCATGACAAACCG GTGGGGTTGTTGAACGTGGATGGCTACTATAACTCGTTGCTGGCATTCATGGATAAAGCTGTGGACGAAGGTTTTGTAACACCAGCTGCCCGTCACATTATTGTCTCTGCCCAAACTGCCCAAGACCTCATGTGCAAGCTTGAG GAATATGTCCCCAAGCACTGTGGTGTGGCCCCAAAACTAAGTTGGGAGATGGAGCAACACTTAGTTAATAACGCTGCAAAGTCAGATATTTCCCGTTGA